The following are from one region of the Streptomyces rubrogriseus genome:
- a CDS encoding aminoglycoside phosphotransferase family protein translates to MTTDAPALLPALQARVRETAHARTPACPCGAATLADRPDATVVRHAGTVAKAHAADADPAELSLRVTAAARLPGVLLPPLAPAPVDLHGRLVTYWPYGTPVDPEDPDAAPWEAAATLLARLHRTPVPAALPPMRGPAKAALAAARLSDTAPDHPATAPVLAAWAALPAWARGEAAMPGPAALCHGDLHLGQLIRHPAPDGPWLLIDVDDLGTGVPAWDLARPAAWYACGLLPPEEWHRFLTAYRAAGGPAVPAEGDPWPALDVPARALTAQTAARAVSKAVLAGRALDEVERSLVDACARMASVPPADPRG, encoded by the coding sequence GTGACCACGGACGCCCCCGCCCTCCTCCCCGCCCTCCAGGCCCGCGTCAGGGAAACGGCCCACGCCCGCACCCCGGCCTGCCCCTGCGGCGCGGCCACCCTCGCCGACCGCCCCGACGCCACCGTCGTCCGGCACGCGGGCACCGTCGCCAAGGCCCACGCCGCGGACGCCGACCCCGCCGAGCTGTCCCTCCGTGTCACCGCGGCCGCCCGGCTCCCCGGCGTGCTGCTGCCCCCGCTCGCCCCGGCGCCCGTCGACCTGCACGGGCGGCTCGTCACCTACTGGCCCTACGGCACGCCCGTGGACCCCGAGGATCCGGACGCCGCCCCGTGGGAAGCCGCGGCGACCCTGCTCGCCCGCCTCCACCGCACGCCGGTCCCCGCCGCCCTGCCTCCCATGCGCGGCCCCGCGAAGGCGGCCCTGGCCGCGGCACGCCTGAGCGACACCGCCCCCGACCACCCCGCCACCGCGCCCGTGCTGGCGGCCTGGGCGGCACTCCCCGCCTGGGCGCGCGGCGAGGCCGCCATGCCGGGCCCGGCCGCCCTCTGCCACGGCGACCTCCACCTCGGCCAGCTCATACGCCACCCCGCCCCCGACGGACCCTGGCTGCTGATCGACGTCGACGACCTCGGCACCGGCGTCCCGGCCTGGGACCTGGCCCGCCCCGCGGCCTGGTACGCCTGCGGGCTGCTCCCGCCCGAGGAGTGGCACCGCTTCCTGACCGCCTACCGCGCCGCCGGCGGCCCCGCCGTCCCCGCCGAGGGCGACCCGTGGCCCGCCCTGGACGTCCCGGCCCGCGCCCTCACCGCGCAGACCGCCGCCCGGGCCGTCTCCAAGGCGGTCCTGGCCGGCCGGGCGCTGGACGAGGTGGAGCGCTCCCTCGTCGACGCGTGCGCGCGCATGGCGTCCGTACCGCCCGCAGACCCACGGGGCTGA
- the cobT gene encoding nicotinate-nucleotide--dimethylbenzimidazole phosphoribosyltransferase → MTDTGQIPGEGLPENAGMVEQPGAPAPGAYTYLSEATAEDEDLLLLPGAQSAWGNEVAPPAPEPVVETVHQPGPHEMSGRDSGSVDLGGVRLPDPAQDPAAAPVPARRPLHLGPPIPDTSASPVRSLADRGPADAPVRHPGPPTAGPEYLDVPQAAVPTPQAAAPWGAPQAQEAPVNAGAGHAETVVPVPEQQVAEPVGAAQALVTRVATEAVAATGGTPAGAGEPAEPQEAPAPEAAHTDAGQPVESADEAVPVPAAPTAPVTEPVQTTAEDDAGPEEALAVPEVPEAQELSAQSAPEEAPAEVPAGVPAEAPQALDEPRMADDAPEAPVPAPQEAPSSVAPEPAQGDAQAPDAPVAVAEPEASAPEASAPEASAPEASVPGAAVPGPAPSPAPEQPAPVQVEAAQPTPPEAQPAPEEAPHPQPDVQPAPQPAQGPQSLMDATMQQEQEQEQEQEQEQEQEQEEAAVVVADGTAEPVVAHAPATGAQEPAPVPAPVAQEPHPAQPVGQFLPVDGGQVPTTPHLAPTPPEAVLVPPEAAPEPEPVAAAPVAEEAVAPVPAPREADPELVQSVDDLDTRGADEDDHAAEAAEAAEETADATEAPAVDPASQDALAPQDAPHDGSSAGAAEAPQPVGPAAPAYDDAERAAVLKVMRERRDIRNGFRSDPIPHEVLLRVLEAAHTAPSVGHSQPWDFVVIRSADTRRAMHELATRQRDAYAKSLPKGRAKQFKELKIEAILDTPVNIVVTADPTRGGRHTLGRHTQPQMAPYSSALAVENLWLAARAEGLGVGWVSFFDEREMVRALGLPEHLDVVAYLCVGYVDEFPDEPELMQAGWSKRRPLSWVVHEETYGRRALPGEAPHDLLAETVAQIRPLDAKALGEAWERQKRMTKPAGALGMLEIISAQLSGLSRQCPPPIPEPAAVAVFAGDHGVHAQGVTPWPQEVTAQMVANFLGGGAVCNAFATQVGAEVCVVDVGVATDLPATPGLLPRKVRAGTSDMTTGTAMTREEAKQAIEVGIETARDLVAAGNKALLTGEMGIANTTASAALISVFTGADPAEVTGRGTGINDETLARKTEVVRRALELHQPDPADPIGVLAAIGGFEHAAMVGLLLGGASLRTPVILDGVSAGAAALVARAIAPEVLAACIAGHRSAEPGHVAALNKLGLRPLVDLDLRLGEGTGALLALPMVQSTARAMHEVATFDSAGVTEK, encoded by the coding sequence ATGACCGACACCGGCCAGATCCCGGGCGAGGGGCTGCCGGAGAACGCAGGCATGGTGGAGCAGCCGGGCGCCCCCGCACCCGGCGCGTACACCTACCTCTCCGAGGCCACCGCCGAGGACGAGGACCTGTTGTTGCTGCCGGGAGCCCAGAGTGCCTGGGGCAACGAGGTCGCGCCGCCGGCGCCGGAGCCGGTCGTCGAGACCGTGCACCAGCCCGGACCGCACGAGATGTCCGGCCGGGACAGCGGCTCGGTCGACCTCGGCGGCGTCCGCCTGCCCGACCCGGCGCAGGACCCCGCGGCCGCCCCGGTCCCGGCGCGCAGGCCCCTTCACCTCGGTCCGCCGATCCCCGACACCTCCGCCAGCCCGGTCCGCTCCCTCGCCGACCGCGGCCCCGCCGACGCGCCGGTACGGCATCCCGGCCCGCCCACCGCGGGCCCCGAGTACCTCGACGTCCCGCAGGCGGCCGTGCCGACCCCGCAGGCGGCGGCACCCTGGGGAGCGCCGCAGGCCCAGGAGGCCCCGGTGAACGCCGGGGCGGGGCATGCGGAAACGGTTGTTCCGGTACCGGAGCAGCAGGTGGCCGAGCCGGTGGGCGCGGCCCAGGCGCTCGTGACCCGCGTGGCCACGGAGGCCGTGGCGGCGACCGGCGGGACGCCCGCGGGCGCCGGGGAGCCCGCCGAACCGCAGGAGGCGCCCGCACCGGAGGCGGCGCACACCGACGCGGGGCAGCCGGTCGAGTCGGCGGACGAAGCCGTACCGGTCCCCGCGGCGCCCACGGCTCCCGTGACCGAGCCCGTCCAGACGACGGCCGAGGACGATGCCGGGCCCGAGGAGGCGCTCGCGGTCCCCGAGGTGCCCGAGGCCCAGGAGCTGTCCGCGCAGTCGGCTCCGGAAGAAGCGCCGGCGGAAGTACCCGCAGGGGTACCCGCGGAAGCACCGCAGGCACTCGACGAACCCCGCATGGCCGACGACGCCCCCGAGGCGCCCGTGCCCGCGCCGCAGGAAGCACCGTCCTCCGTGGCACCCGAGCCCGCACAGGGCGACGCCCAGGCACCCGACGCGCCCGTGGCCGTCGCGGAGCCCGAGGCGTCGGCACCTGAGGCGTCGGCACCTGAAGCGTCCGCGCCCGAAGCATCCGTGCCCGGGGCCGCCGTCCCCGGGCCCGCGCCGTCCCCGGCGCCTGAGCAGCCCGCTCCGGTCCAGGTGGAGGCCGCGCAGCCGACGCCGCCGGAGGCACAGCCCGCCCCGGAGGAAGCGCCGCACCCGCAGCCGGACGTCCAGCCCGCGCCGCAGCCCGCCCAGGGACCCCAGTCCCTCATGGACGCCACCATGCAGCAGGAGCAGGAGCAGGAGCAGGAGCAGGAGCAGGAGCAGGAGCAGGAGCAGGAAGAGGCGGCCGTGGTCGTGGCCGACGGCACCGCCGAGCCCGTCGTGGCGCACGCGCCCGCCACCGGCGCGCAGGAACCCGCGCCCGTACCGGCCCCGGTCGCCCAGGAACCGCACCCCGCCCAGCCCGTGGGGCAGTTCCTGCCCGTCGACGGCGGGCAGGTGCCCACGACCCCGCACCTCGCGCCCACCCCGCCCGAGGCAGTCCTGGTCCCGCCGGAGGCGGCCCCCGAACCGGAGCCCGTCGCCGCGGCCCCGGTGGCCGAGGAGGCCGTCGCCCCGGTACCGGCGCCGCGCGAGGCAGACCCGGAACTCGTCCAGAGCGTCGATGACCTGGACACCCGGGGCGCCGACGAGGACGACCACGCCGCCGAAGCCGCCGAAGCCGCCGAGGAGACCGCGGACGCGACGGAAGCGCCCGCCGTGGACCCCGCGTCCCAGGATGCCCTCGCCCCCCAGGATGCCCCGCACGACGGGAGTTCGGCCGGGGCCGCGGAAGCACCGCAGCCCGTCGGACCGGCGGCCCCCGCCTACGACGACGCCGAGCGCGCGGCCGTGCTCAAGGTCATGCGCGAACGCCGCGACATCCGCAACGGCTTCCGCAGCGACCCCATCCCGCACGAGGTACTGCTCCGCGTCCTGGAGGCCGCCCACACCGCGCCCTCCGTCGGCCACTCGCAGCCCTGGGACTTCGTCGTCATCCGCTCCGCCGACACCCGCCGCGCCATGCACGAACTGGCGACGCGTCAGCGCGACGCGTACGCCAAGTCGCTGCCGAAGGGCCGGGCCAAGCAGTTCAAGGAACTGAAGATCGAGGCCATCCTCGACACCCCGGTCAACATCGTCGTCACCGCCGACCCGACCCGCGGCGGCCGCCACACCCTGGGCCGCCACACCCAGCCGCAGATGGCGCCGTACTCCTCCGCGCTCGCCGTCGAGAACCTCTGGCTCGCCGCCCGCGCCGAGGGCCTCGGCGTCGGCTGGGTCAGCTTCTTCGACGAGCGCGAGATGGTCCGCGCCCTCGGTCTGCCCGAGCACCTGGACGTCGTCGCCTACCTGTGCGTCGGCTACGTGGACGAGTTCCCGGACGAGCCCGAGCTGATGCAGGCCGGCTGGTCCAAGCGCCGCCCGCTGTCCTGGGTGGTGCACGAGGAGACGTACGGCCGCAGGGCCCTGCCCGGCGAGGCGCCGCACGACCTGCTCGCCGAGACCGTCGCGCAGATCCGCCCGCTGGACGCCAAGGCGCTGGGCGAGGCGTGGGAGCGGCAGAAGCGGATGACCAAGCCGGCCGGCGCGCTCGGCATGCTGGAGATCATCTCCGCCCAGCTGTCCGGCCTGTCCCGGCAGTGCCCGCCGCCCATCCCGGAGCCCGCCGCCGTCGCGGTCTTCGCCGGTGACCACGGCGTGCACGCCCAGGGCGTCACCCCCTGGCCGCAGGAGGTCACCGCCCAGATGGTGGCCAACTTCCTGGGCGGGGGCGCGGTCTGCAACGCCTTCGCCACCCAGGTCGGCGCCGAGGTGTGCGTCGTGGACGTCGGGGTCGCCACCGACCTGCCCGCCACACCCGGCCTGCTGCCGCGCAAGGTCCGCGCGGGCACCTCCGACATGACCACCGGCACGGCGATGACCCGCGAGGAGGCCAAGCAGGCCATCGAGGTCGGCATCGAGACCGCCCGCGACCTGGTGGCGGCCGGCAACAAGGCGCTGCTCACCGGCGAGATGGGCATCGCGAACACCACCGCGTCCGCCGCGCTCATCTCCGTCTTCACCGGCGCCGACCCGGCCGAGGTCACCGGCCGCGGCACCGGCATCAACGACGAGACGCTGGCCCGCAAGACCGAGGTCGTCCGCCGCGCCCTCGAACTCCACCAGCCGGACCCGGCCGACCCGATCGGCGTGCTCGCGGCGATCGGCGGCTTCGAGCACGCGGCGATGGTCGGTCTGCTGCTCGGCGGCGCCTCGCTGCGCACACCGGTGATCCTGGACGGCGTCAGCGCCGGTGCCGCCGCCCTGGTGGCCCGCGCGATCGCCCCCGAGGTGCTCGCCGCCTGCATCGCCGGCCACCGCAGCGCCGAGCCCGGCCACGTGGCCGCGCTCAACAAGCTGGGCCTGCGTCCGCTGGTCGACCTCGACCTCCGCCTCGGCGAGGGCACCGGCGCCCTGCTCGCGCTCCCGATGGTGCAGAGCACCGCGCGCGCCATGCACGAGGTGGCGACGTTCGACTCGGCGGGCGTCACCGAGAAGTAG
- a CDS encoding serine/threonine-protein kinase, whose protein sequence is MNMAMMRLRREDPRVVGSFRLHRRLGAGGMGVVYLGSDKKGQRVALKVIRPDLAEDQEFRSRFAREVSAARRIRGGCTARLVAADLEADRPWFATQYVPGPSLHDKVVDGGPLVAADVAAVGAALSEGLVAVHEAGVVHRDLKPSNILLSPKGPRIIDFGIAWATGASTLTHVGTAVGSPGFLAPEQVRGAAVTPATDVFSLGATLAYASMGDSPFGHGSSEVMLYRVVHEEAQLHGVPDALAPLVRACLAKDPEERPSTLQLSLRLKEIAAREAQGMADVRPPAPRSGEADVPTGRLADTYPERAQRRPQGRPGPQGTPAPRGTSGSRGSAPRGSGPSRGGVPSRGGTPSRGGTPSRGGTSSRGGGTGARSGSRPTPSRDTTGRNPSRNDGGRPASRGGSGRTGPRTTGSGWRRPANPRLLRQRLFVFVVVTLLVALGIAAAQGCQGPARGLGDDRGGGVRATQQDQADPPGGLPEPRTPGR, encoded by the coding sequence ATGAACATGGCGATGATGCGCCTGAGGCGCGAGGACCCGCGCGTCGTCGGCTCGTTCAGGCTTCACAGGCGGCTCGGCGCGGGTGGAATGGGCGTGGTCTACCTGGGCTCCGACAAGAAGGGGCAGCGGGTCGCGCTGAAGGTCATCCGGCCGGACCTGGCGGAGGACCAGGAGTTCCGGTCGCGGTTCGCCCGTGAGGTCTCGGCGGCCCGGCGCATCCGGGGCGGCTGCACCGCCAGGCTGGTCGCCGCGGACCTGGAGGCGGACCGTCCCTGGTTCGCCACGCAGTACGTGCCCGGCCCCTCTCTGCACGACAAGGTCGTCGACGGGGGCCCGCTCGTCGCGGCCGACGTCGCGGCCGTGGGCGCCGCGCTGTCCGAGGGCCTGGTCGCCGTGCACGAGGCCGGGGTGGTGCACCGGGACCTGAAGCCGTCCAACATCCTGCTGTCCCCGAAGGGGCCGCGGATCATCGACTTCGGCATCGCCTGGGCCACCGGTGCCTCCACCCTCACGCACGTCGGGACGGCGGTCGGCTCCCCCGGGTTCCTCGCGCCGGAGCAGGTGCGCGGGGCCGCGGTCACTCCGGCCACGGACGTGTTCTCGCTCGGGGCCACGCTGGCGTACGCGTCGATGGGCGACTCGCCCTTCGGACACGGCAGTTCCGAGGTGATGCTGTACCGCGTGGTGCACGAGGAGGCCCAGCTGCACGGCGTCCCGGACGCGCTCGCCCCGCTGGTGCGGGCGTGCCTGGCCAAGGACCCCGAGGAACGCCCCAGCACCCTGCAACTGTCGCTGCGGCTCAAGGAGATCGCCGCCCGGGAGGCCCAGGGCATGGCCGACGTACGGCCGCCCGCGCCGCGCAGTGGTGAGGCGGACGTGCCCACGGGGCGGCTCGCCGACACCTACCCGGAGCGTGCCCAGCGGCGTCCGCAGGGCCGGCCGGGTCCGCAGGGCACTCCCGCGCCGCGCGGCACCTCGGGGTCGCGGGGATCCGCGCCCCGCGGTTCCGGCCCGTCGCGGGGCGGCGTGCCCTCTCGTGGCGGAACGCCCTCGCGCGGTGGCACTCCGTCCCGCGGTGGCACGTCGTCGCGCGGTGGTGGTACGGGGGCGCGGTCCGGGTCCCGGCCCACGCCGTCCCGCGACACGACCGGCCGGAACCCCTCGCGCAACGACGGTGGCCGGCCCGCATCGCGCGGCGGATCCGGCCGTACGGGGCCCAGGACGACGGGGTCCGGCTGGCGGCGGCCCGCCAATCCGCGGCTGCTGCGGCAGCGGCTGTTCGTGTTCGTGGTCGTGACGCTGCTGGTCGCGTTGGGTATCGCCGCCGCACAGGGCTGCCAGGGGCCCGCGCGCGGGCTCGGCGACGACCGGGGCGGCGGCGTGCGGGCGACGCAGCAGGATCAGGCGGACCCGCCGGGCGGCCTCCCGGAGCCGCGGACCCCCGGGCGCTGA
- the cbiE gene encoding precorrin-6y C5,15-methyltransferase (decarboxylating) subunit CbiE codes for MADRVTVIGWDGSPLTAAARSALGAATLVAGAAHHLALPEVPPAAERIRLGSVALAARRLAAHRGTTVVLADGDPGFFGVVRTLRAPEFGLEVEVVPAVSSVAAAFARAGMPWDDAQVVVAHPRTLRRAVNVCRAHTKVAVLTSPGAGPAELGLLMEGVHRTFVICEELGTTRERVTVVTSDKAADHTWRDPNVVIVAGGSAGPSTAGDGTGWITGRDPATGPRGWSLPAAVYGGDLGEGEADLLRTAQLARLGPRLGDLVWDIGCGSGAFATEAARAGAAVIAVDRDRDACARTEATARHFGVQLQTVHGNAPHVLEDLPEPDVVRVGGGGAAVVSAVADRRPQRIVAHAATRDAAELVGRDLTEHGYRVECSLLQSVGLDTRAWTETERSVAFLLSGEIVRREAPR; via the coding sequence ATGGCCGACCGGGTCACGGTGATCGGCTGGGACGGCTCGCCGCTGACCGCCGCGGCACGCTCCGCGCTGGGCGCCGCCACCCTGGTGGCCGGCGCAGCCCACCACCTGGCACTGCCCGAGGTACCGCCCGCCGCCGAACGCATCCGCCTCGGCAGCGTCGCCCTGGCCGCCCGCCGCCTCGCCGCGCACCGCGGCACGACGGTGGTGCTGGCCGACGGCGACCCCGGCTTCTTCGGCGTCGTACGCACCCTGCGGGCCCCCGAGTTCGGCCTGGAGGTGGAGGTCGTCCCCGCCGTCTCCTCCGTGGCCGCCGCCTTCGCCCGTGCCGGGATGCCCTGGGACGACGCCCAGGTGGTCGTCGCCCACCCCCGCACCCTGCGACGCGCCGTGAACGTGTGCCGCGCCCACACCAAGGTCGCGGTCCTCACCTCACCGGGCGCCGGACCGGCCGAACTCGGTCTGCTGATGGAGGGCGTCCACCGCACCTTCGTCATCTGCGAGGAACTCGGGACCACCCGCGAACGCGTCACCGTCGTCACCTCCGACAAGGCAGCCGACCACACCTGGCGCGACCCGAACGTCGTCATCGTGGCCGGCGGCAGCGCAGGACCGTCCACCGCTGGCGACGGCACCGGCTGGATCACCGGCCGCGACCCCGCCACCGGACCGCGCGGCTGGTCCCTGCCCGCCGCGGTGTACGGCGGTGACCTGGGCGAGGGCGAGGCCGACCTGCTGCGCACCGCCCAACTCGCCCGCCTCGGGCCCCGCCTCGGCGACCTGGTCTGGGACATCGGCTGCGGCAGCGGCGCCTTCGCCACCGAGGCCGCCCGCGCCGGCGCCGCCGTCATCGCGGTCGACCGGGACCGGGACGCCTGCGCCCGTACCGAGGCCACCGCACGGCACTTCGGCGTACAGCTCCAGACCGTGCACGGCAACGCGCCCCACGTCCTGGAGGACCTCCCCGAACCGGACGTCGTCCGGGTCGGCGGCGGGGGAGCGGCCGTGGTCTCCGCGGTCGCCGACCGCCGCCCGCAGCGCATCGTCGCGCACGCCGCGACCCGCGACGCGGCCGAACTCGTGGGCAGGGACCTCACGGAGCACGGGTACCGCGTCGAGTGCTCCCTGCTGCAGTCCGTCGGGCTCGACACCCGGGCCTGGACGGAAACGGAGCGGAGCGTCGCGTTCCTGCTCAGCGGAGAGATCGTGCGGCGCGAGGCACCCCGCTGA
- the cobA gene encoding uroporphyrinogen-III C-methyltransferase yields the protein MAEHPAYPVGLRLAGRRVVVLGGGQVAQRRLPALVAAGADIRLVSPEATPSVEAMADAGEITWERRPYAEGDLADAWYALIATSDTAANDAASAEGERHRVWCVRSDDADRATAWTPATGHSEGVTVAVLTTDARHRDPRHTAAIRDAVVEGLRDGTLVAPHQRTRTPGVALVGGGPGDPDLITVRGRRLLAEADVVIADRLGPRDLLAELPPHVEVIDAAKIPYGRFMAQEAINNALIEHAKQGKAVVRLKGGDPFVFGRGMEEAQALSEAGIACTVVPGISSTISVPGAAGIPVTHRGVAHEFTVVSGHVAPDDERSLVDWPSLAKLTGTLVILMGVDKIGKIAGTLIAHGKSPDTPVALVQEGTTAAQRRVDATLATVAEVAVAEEVRPPAVIVVGEVVAVGPHGTA from the coding sequence ATGGCCGAACACCCCGCCTACCCCGTAGGCCTCCGTCTCGCCGGCCGTCGCGTGGTCGTCCTCGGCGGCGGACAGGTCGCCCAGCGCCGCCTGCCCGCCCTCGTCGCGGCCGGTGCCGACATCCGCCTCGTCTCCCCGGAGGCGACTCCGTCCGTCGAGGCGATGGCGGACGCGGGCGAGATCACCTGGGAGCGGCGCCCGTACGCGGAGGGGGACCTCGCCGACGCCTGGTACGCCCTGATCGCCACCAGCGACACCGCGGCCAACGACGCCGCCTCCGCCGAGGGCGAGCGGCACCGCGTGTGGTGCGTCCGCTCCGACGACGCCGACCGGGCCACGGCCTGGACCCCGGCGACCGGACACAGCGAGGGCGTCACCGTCGCCGTACTCACCACCGACGCCCGCCACCGCGACCCCCGGCACACCGCCGCCATCCGCGACGCGGTGGTGGAGGGCCTGCGCGACGGCACCCTCGTCGCCCCGCACCAGCGCACCCGCACACCCGGCGTCGCCCTGGTCGGCGGCGGTCCCGGCGACCCGGACCTGATCACCGTCCGCGGCCGCCGCCTGCTCGCCGAGGCCGACGTCGTCATCGCCGACCGGCTCGGCCCCCGCGACCTGCTCGCCGAACTGCCGCCGCACGTCGAGGTCATCGACGCCGCCAAGATCCCGTACGGGCGCTTCATGGCCCAGGAGGCCATCAACAACGCGCTGATCGAGCACGCCAAGCAGGGCAAGGCGGTCGTACGGCTGAAGGGCGGCGACCCGTTCGTCTTCGGCCGGGGCATGGAGGAGGCGCAGGCGCTGTCCGAGGCGGGCATCGCGTGCACCGTCGTCCCCGGCATCTCCAGCACCATCTCGGTCCCCGGCGCGGCCGGCATCCCGGTCACCCACCGGGGCGTCGCCCACGAGTTCACCGTGGTCAGCGGGCACGTCGCCCCCGACGACGAGCGCTCCCTGGTCGACTGGCCGTCCCTCGCGAAGCTCACCGGCACGCTCGTGATCCTGATGGGCGTCGACAAGATCGGCAAGATCGCCGGGACCCTGATCGCGCACGGCAAGTCCCCCGACACCCCGGTCGCCCTCGTCCAGGAGGGCACCACGGCCGCCCAGCGCCGGGTGGACGCGACCCTCGCCACCGTCGCCGAGGTGGCCGTCGCCGAGGAGGTCAGGCCGCCCGCCGTCATCGTCGTCGGCGAGGTCGTCGCCGTAGGCCCGCACGGGACGGCCTGA
- a CDS encoding TrmH family RNA methyltransferase, with product MADLITIHDPDDPRLHDYTGLTDVELRRRREPAEGLFIAEGEKVIRRAGEAGYAMRSMLLSAKWVDTMRDIIDAAPAPVYVVAPALAERVTGYHVHRGALASMQRKPLDTAAGLLTTARRVVVMESVNDHTNIGAIFRSAAALGMDAILLSPDCADPLYRRSVKVSMGAVFSVPYARLDTWPAGLATVGEAGFTLLALTPDERAEPLDAVAPHRMDRVALMLGAEGSGLTRRALAASDTWVRIPMSHGVDSLNVGAAAAVAFYAVTAGRPSA from the coding sequence GTGGCCGACCTCATCACGATCCACGACCCCGACGACCCGCGCCTGCACGACTACACCGGCCTCACCGACGTCGAGCTGCGCCGCCGCCGCGAGCCCGCCGAGGGCCTGTTCATCGCCGAGGGCGAGAAGGTCATCCGGCGGGCCGGCGAGGCGGGCTACGCGATGCGCTCGATGCTGCTGTCCGCCAAGTGGGTCGACACCATGCGCGACATCATCGACGCGGCACCCGCCCCGGTGTACGTCGTCGCCCCGGCGCTCGCCGAACGGGTCACCGGCTACCACGTGCACCGCGGCGCGCTGGCCTCGATGCAGCGCAAGCCGCTGGACACGGCCGCCGGCCTCCTGACGACCGCCCGCCGTGTCGTCGTCATGGAGTCCGTCAACGACCACACCAACATCGGGGCGATCTTCCGCTCCGCCGCCGCGCTCGGCATGGACGCGATCCTGCTCTCCCCGGACTGCGCGGACCCCCTGTACCGGCGCAGCGTCAAGGTCTCGATGGGCGCGGTCTTCTCCGTGCCGTACGCCCGCCTCGACACCTGGCCGGCCGGTCTGGCGACGGTCGGTGAGGCGGGCTTCACGCTCCTCGCCCTCACCCCCGACGAGCGGGCCGAGCCCCTCGACGCGGTCGCCCCGCACCGCATGGACCGGGTGGCCCTCATGCTGGGCGCCGAGGGCAGCGGCCTGACCCGGCGCGCCCTGGCGGCGTCCGACACGTGGGTGCGCATCCCTATGTCCCACGGCGTCGACTCCCTCAACGTCGGCGCGGCGGCCGCGGTCGCCTTCTACGCGGTGACGGCGGGACGCCCCTCGGCCTAG